A region of uncultured Carboxylicivirga sp. DNA encodes the following proteins:
- a CDS encoding efflux RND transporter periplasmic adaptor subunit produces the protein MKSKIFIALLAIATLMSCNSEKKNNHDGEEKEEHGTEGVVILNKNQQEALKLKLGTIQMRNLTTVVKTNGQLEVPPSSSADVTAIIGGNVKAINVFHGDKVSKGQLLVVLEHPDYIALQEEFAEIASKLEFIEKEYARQKELFESNVGAGKDYQQTKSEYNTIKAKYAGLKSRLQLLNLSPDKVKEGTITNTINIYSPINGYVNEVNIKLGTYVDAKDKLFAISDNSEIHADFMVYEKDVHLVKEGQKVHFTVSNRPNEEFDATVFAIGKEFESSSRAVHIHAKIKQKVSGLIPGMYISGHLHTDETLTQTLPNDAIVTEGTKSFIFILDNEALEANEDEDHDEHEGHNHEAEEKSDEHTDKDEHAEHENDEVHNDNGELAFRMVEVITGLKDDGYTEIRLIDSLPENTQVVLNAAYYLLSDMGKEETEHDH, from the coding sequence ATGAAATCAAAAATATTTATAGCGCTTTTAGCCATAGCAACCCTCATGTCGTGTAACTCTGAAAAAAAGAACAATCACGATGGTGAAGAAAAAGAAGAACATGGAACCGAAGGAGTAGTAATCCTGAACAAGAACCAACAAGAAGCCCTAAAATTAAAATTAGGGACTATACAAATGCGAAATTTAACTACCGTTGTAAAAACAAATGGACAGCTCGAAGTACCGCCATCAAGCAGTGCCGATGTTACCGCTATTATTGGGGGTAATGTGAAAGCGATTAATGTTTTTCATGGCGACAAAGTAAGCAAAGGTCAATTGTTGGTTGTTCTTGAACATCCTGATTACATTGCTTTACAAGAAGAATTTGCTGAAATAGCAAGCAAACTCGAATTCATTGAAAAAGAATATGCCCGTCAAAAAGAACTGTTCGAAAGCAATGTCGGTGCAGGTAAAGATTATCAGCAAACTAAATCTGAGTATAATACCATTAAAGCAAAATATGCAGGTTTAAAATCACGATTACAATTGCTAAATCTTTCGCCCGATAAAGTTAAAGAAGGAACAATTACAAATACAATAAATATATACTCTCCCATTAATGGCTATGTTAATGAAGTGAATATTAAGTTGGGTACTTATGTTGATGCTAAAGACAAGCTTTTTGCAATTTCAGACAATAGTGAAATACACGCCGATTTTATGGTGTACGAAAAAGATGTTCATCTTGTAAAAGAAGGACAGAAAGTACATTTCACAGTATCCAATCGTCCTAATGAAGAATTTGATGCAACTGTTTTTGCTATCGGTAAAGAATTTGAATCCAGTTCAAGGGCTGTTCATATCCATGCCAAAATAAAGCAGAAAGTATCAGGTTTAATTCCGGGAATGTATATTTCAGGGCATTTACATACCGATGAGACACTTACTCAAACGCTACCAAATGATGCAATAGTAACAGAGGGTACAAAATCATTTATTTTTATTTTGGATAACGAAGCTCTTGAAGCAAACGAAGATGAAGACCATGATGAACATGAAGGGCATAATCATGAGGCAGAAGAAAAATCTGATGAACATACAGATAAGGATGAACATGCCGAACATGAAAATGATGAAGTACACAATGACAATGGCGAGTTAGCTTTCCGTATGGTGGAGGTTATAACCGGACTTAAAGACGATGGTTATACAGAAATACGACTAATTGACTCATTACCCGAAAACACACAAGTTGTATTGAATGCCGCCTATTATTTACTGTCGGATATGGGCAAAGAAGAAACTGAACATGACCATTAA
- a CDS encoding P-II family nitrogen regulator, protein MKEIKAFVKPFKVNEIAHQLIDAGFPNITISMAEGTGNFQGEDPGISTHFSISDSPIAKLELVCKDLDEAKIVAIISEHGKTGNSGDGLIYVSNVEQVYRVKTGVIAE, encoded by the coding sequence ATGAAAGAAATAAAAGCATTTGTAAAACCTTTTAAGGTTAACGAAATAGCACATCAGCTAATAGATGCAGGCTTCCCAAATATTACCATTTCAATGGCTGAAGGAACAGGTAATTTTCAGGGTGAAGACCCCGGAATATCAACACATTTTTCCATTTCAGATAGTCCTATTGCAAAACTTGAATTGGTTTGCAAAGACCTTGATGAAGCAAAGATTGTAGCTATTATATCTGAACATGGGAAGACTGGAAATTCGGGGGATGGTCTTATCTATGTTTCCAATGTTGAACAAGTTTATCGTGTTAAAACAGGCGTTATAGCTGAATAA
- a CDS encoding DUF302 domain-containing protein, giving the protein MSKIKIISLVIMLVSIHSLSAQGQENFYFSKTVEGSFKEVTTKTKAVLKEQGFGVITEIDMDVKLKEKLTDIEMKPYKILGVCNPSFAYKTMQIEENIGVFLPCKAIVKDMGDGKVEVVIVNPAALMGMLNKPELVIIANEVSDKFQAALEKL; this is encoded by the coding sequence ATGAGTAAAATTAAAATCATTTCGTTAGTGATAATGCTTGTAAGCATACATTCATTATCTGCGCAGGGACAAGAAAATTTCTATTTCTCAAAAACAGTTGAAGGCTCATTCAAAGAAGTAACAACAAAAACAAAAGCAGTATTAAAAGAACAGGGTTTTGGAGTTATTACAGAAATTGACATGGATGTAAAACTAAAAGAGAAGTTAACCGATATTGAGATGAAACCCTATAAAATATTAGGAGTTTGCAATCCTTCTTTTGCATATAAAACAATGCAAATAGAAGAAAATATTGGTGTATTTCTACCGTGTAAAGCAATAGTCAAAGATATGGGTGATGGAAAGGTTGAAGTCGTAATTGTAAATCCTGCTGCATTGATGGGAATGCTAAATAAACCAGAGCTTGTTATAATTGCCAACGAAGTCTCTGATAAATTTCAGGCAGCTCTCGAAAAATTGTAA
- a CDS encoding isoprenylcysteine carboxylmethyltransferase family protein yields MYLFIFYCVFLTALFIIPSYITFKRTGINPFQFSKEETAINYVGKAYKLISLVAFITICINAFMPNLMTYLLPIEYLQIKNLVWLGFALLHLSFIWIFIAQRNMANEWRIGIDNKNKVNLITKGLFSISRNPIFLGVILVFLGLFLIIPNTITAIILFTGILVIQVQVRLEEEFLSKELGEEYGLYMKKTKRWLI; encoded by the coding sequence ATGTATCTATTCATTTTTTATTGCGTTTTTTTAACTGCCCTGTTTATCATTCCTAGCTATATTACTTTTAAAAGGACAGGCATTAATCCCTTTCAATTTAGTAAGGAAGAGACTGCAATAAATTATGTAGGCAAAGCGTATAAACTGATTTCATTGGTAGCTTTTATTACTATTTGTATCAATGCTTTTATGCCAAACTTGATGACTTATTTATTACCAATTGAATATCTACAAATAAAGAATCTGGTGTGGTTAGGTTTTGCACTGTTACATCTTTCTTTTATTTGGATATTTATTGCCCAACGCAATATGGCAAACGAATGGCGTATTGGCATTGATAATAAGAACAAGGTTAACCTTATTACCAAGGGATTATTTAGCATTTCTCGCAACCCTATTTTTCTAGGTGTAATTTTAGTGTTTTTAGGTTTGTTTTTAATTATTCCAAACACAATAACAGCTATAATACTTTTTACTGGCATACTAGTTATTCAGGTGCAAGTGAGACTTGAGGAAGAGTTTCTGTCGAAGGAGTTGGGTGAAGAATACGGTTTATATATGAAGAAGACAAAAAGGTGGTTAATATAA
- a CDS encoding cation diffusion facilitator family transporter — MAHSHDHSHGHIPSSGSNHNKAFAIGIGLNIAFVVIESFYGIIANSSALLADAGHNASDVLSLIFAWFAIWLASKKPKGRYTYGFKKTTILISVLNAFLLFGAVIVIGWDAVDKLINPEPVAGTQVMIVAGIGVVINTITALMFLKGQKDDLNIKGAFLHMAADAGVSLGVVISGLLILKTGLQWIDPIMSFIIILVILWGTWRLFTESISLALDAVPKNIDLDEVKASILNHDEVEAIHDLHIWAMSTSENALSAHLIAPHANQDKLLNDIQNIVSKQYSITHLTIQIEKDNSQLNCKEC, encoded by the coding sequence ATGGCACATTCTCACGACCACTCGCATGGTCACATTCCATCATCAGGTTCAAATCACAATAAAGCCTTCGCCATTGGTATTGGTTTGAATATCGCTTTTGTCGTAATTGAATCTTTTTATGGAATTATAGCAAATTCATCTGCTTTGTTAGCGGATGCAGGTCATAATGCAAGTGATGTACTAAGCTTAATATTTGCATGGTTTGCTATTTGGTTAGCATCCAAAAAACCAAAAGGAAGATACACTTATGGTTTTAAGAAAACAACCATTTTAATATCAGTATTAAATGCGTTCCTGCTTTTTGGAGCTGTAATTGTGATTGGTTGGGATGCTGTTGACAAATTAATAAACCCTGAACCTGTCGCTGGCACTCAGGTTATGATTGTTGCAGGAATTGGAGTTGTAATTAATACCATTACTGCCCTTATGTTTTTAAAAGGTCAAAAAGATGATTTAAACATTAAAGGAGCTTTTCTTCACATGGCTGCTGATGCAGGTGTCTCGTTAGGTGTGGTAATATCAGGTCTATTGATTTTGAAAACTGGTCTGCAATGGATTGACCCTATTATGAGTTTCATCATTATTCTGGTAATATTATGGGGTACATGGAGACTATTCACTGAATCAATTAGTCTTGCATTAGATGCCGTACCAAAGAATATAGATTTAGACGAAGTTAAAGCGTCCATACTTAATCATGATGAAGTTGAAGCCATACATGATTTGCACATTTGGGCAATGAGTACATCTGAAAATGCCCTGTCTGCTCACTTGATTGCACCTCATGCTAATCAAGATAAACTATTGAATGACATTCAAAATATAGTTTCAAAGCAATACAGTATAACGCATTTAACGATACAAATAGAAAAAGATAACTCACAATTAAATTGTAAGGAATGCTAA
- a CDS encoding cation transporter, producing MLKSKYHISKMDCPSEENMIRMKLDGLVVIKKLEFDIENRNLTVYHSENDDEILSRLEALNFGAKLSNSETIEESELALEDSNVQSKLLWSVLIINFVFFIIEMTTGVISKSMGLVADSLDMLADSFVYGLSLWAVGSTIVRKRKVARWSGYFQLSLALLGIIEVVRRFIGSEEMPDYRIMISVSIFALIANAACLVLLQRSKSNEAHMKASMIFTSNDVIINGGVILAGVLVLLTQSKYPDLIIGAIVFLIVVKGAFRILKLGK from the coding sequence ATGCTAAAATCAAAATACCACATATCAAAAATGGATTGTCCATCCGAAGAAAACATGATACGCATGAAGTTGGATGGATTGGTGGTAATCAAGAAACTAGAGTTTGATATTGAAAATCGAAACCTAACAGTCTATCATTCTGAGAATGATGATGAAATACTTTCTCGATTGGAAGCGTTAAACTTTGGAGCGAAACTATCGAATTCCGAAACTATTGAGGAAAGCGAATTAGCATTAGAAGATTCCAATGTGCAGTCAAAACTACTTTGGTCTGTGCTTATTATCAACTTCGTTTTCTTTATAATCGAAATGACAACTGGTGTTATTTCCAAATCAATGGGTTTGGTTGCAGATTCCTTGGATATGTTAGCTGATTCATTTGTTTATGGATTAAGCCTTTGGGCAGTTGGTTCAACTATCGTGAGAAAAAGGAAAGTGGCTCGTTGGAGTGGCTATTTTCAATTATCGCTTGCTCTTTTGGGTATTATAGAAGTTGTAAGAAGGTTCATAGGTTCTGAAGAAATGCCGGATTACCGAATAATGATAAGCGTTTCTATTTTTGCCCTTATTGCAAATGCCGCTTGCTTGGTCTTGCTTCAAAGGTCAAAAAGCAATGAAGCACACATGAAAGCAAGCATGATATTCACATCAAATGATGTAATAATAAATGGAGGAGTAATTCTTGCAGGGGTTTTGGTTTTACTTACCCAATCAAAATACCCTGACTTAATTATTGGGGCAATAGTTTTCTTGATAGTAGTAAAAGGAGCGTTTAGGATATTGAAATTGGGGAAATAA
- a CDS encoding site-specific integrase, producing MATAKLMLRRGKNADKTNTIVLGLSHKGKNTEISLNKSVDSDFWDKDAKDRVKKGCPQHDNLRLINNYLNDELSKAWNCIEFLKNSRKLDSMKVSDISDFIKNYGSIEGDHKKGAAIKQDAEHGERVDFLQYFSDYISFLSNPHTQHTYTAALKAVKRYVGDGNKLYFDEITTAWLSRFKRWRQAEVAQSTTSLTLSVIKIVFNQAIDVDELVPQNSYPFRKFKIEKIQARNLRLPIATIRAIRDVEPENELEALAQDFFMLSFYLIGMNNSDIYDISSIIEGRIEYNRNKTSKPYSIKVEPEAKEIFERRKGREKFLIYQERYKGSETLQQAINRALKPIGKKVGVPELIMYHARHSWAGSAAKKPIGAGKPLIAQALGHGTSTVTDTYFDYDNELVDDLNRKVLDLLNKTEVDKPNSYEANGS from the coding sequence ATGGCAACTGCAAAATTAATGTTACGAAGAGGGAAGAATGCGGATAAAACAAATACCATTGTTCTTGGTCTTTCTCACAAAGGTAAAAACACAGAAATATCATTGAATAAATCAGTCGATTCTGATTTTTGGGATAAAGATGCCAAGGATAGAGTAAAAAAGGGCTGTCCCCAACATGACAACCTTCGTTTAATTAATAATTATCTCAATGATGAACTAAGTAAAGCTTGGAACTGTATTGAATTTTTGAAGAACTCAAGGAAGCTTGACAGTATGAAGGTTTCCGATATTTCGGATTTCATCAAGAACTATGGTAGCATTGAGGGTGACCATAAGAAAGGTGCTGCAATTAAGCAAGATGCCGAACATGGTGAAAGGGTTGATTTCCTGCAATACTTTAGTGATTACATTTCATTCCTAAGTAATCCTCACACTCAACACACCTATACCGCAGCACTAAAGGCTGTAAAACGATACGTTGGTGATGGGAATAAACTATATTTTGATGAAATTACAACTGCATGGTTAAGCCGATTTAAGAGATGGAGACAGGCGGAAGTTGCACAATCAACTACAAGCTTAACCTTGTCCGTTATTAAAATTGTTTTTAATCAAGCAATTGATGTTGATGAATTAGTTCCTCAGAATAGCTATCCATTTAGAAAGTTTAAGATAGAAAAAATACAGGCTCGTAATCTGAGACTGCCTATTGCTACCATCCGAGCTATTCGTGATGTTGAACCGGAAAACGAACTTGAAGCTTTAGCACAAGATTTCTTCATGCTTTCGTTTTACTTAATCGGGATGAATAACTCCGACATCTATGATATATCCTCAATTATAGAAGGTAGAATCGAATATAACCGGAACAAAACATCTAAACCTTATTCTATCAAAGTTGAACCTGAAGCAAAGGAAATATTTGAACGAAGGAAAGGAAGAGAAAAATTTCTAATATACCAAGAACGGTATAAAGGTTCGGAAACATTGCAACAGGCGATTAATAGAGCTTTAAAACCAATCGGTAAAAAGGTGGGAGTTCCTGAATTAATCATGTATCATGCTCGCCACTCTTGGGCTGGTTCTGCTGCTAAAAAGCCAATTGGGGCAGGTAAGCCTCTTATTGCACAGGCTCTTGGTCATGGAACTTCAACCGTAACCGATACCTATTTTGATTATGACAATGAATTGGTTGATGATTTGAATAGGAAGGTGCTTGATTTGTTGAATAAAACTGAAGTAGATAAGCCAAACAGCTATGAAGCTAACGGTTCATAG